CTTCCGTGACCTGCGCCATCGGCCACCGGCGCCGGACGGCTGGGCAGCCCGGCGGGACGTCCCGGCCGGGCACGCTACCCTCCGGGGGTGACGCTGCCGCCTGCCCGCCCCGCTCCCGCCCCGGTGAACGTCCGCACCGGCCTGCTGCTGGGCGTGACCTCGGCCCTCACGTTCAGCACGCTGGGCGTCTGGGGCAAACTGGCCGGGCAGGTGGGCCTGGAGTCCTTCAACGCGCTGGCGTGGCGTTTCGGGCTGGTGGCGCTGCTACTGCTGCCACTCACCTCGCGCGGGCTGAGCGGCGCGGACCGGTGGCGGATGCTGGGCGTGGGCGTGCTGTACGCGGCGGCGACCATCTGTTACTTCGGGGCGCTGGGGCGCATCACGGCCGGCGCGACGGGCCTGCTGCTGTACCTCGCGCCGGCCTTCGTGATCCTGCTGGCGTGGCTCTCGGGGCGCGCGCCGCGCCGCACGCAACTGGGCGCGGTCACGCTGGCCTCGGCCGGACTGGCCCTGGTGGTCGGTCTGCCCGGCCCCGCCGACCGGGACCCGGCTGGACTGCTGCTGGGCGCGGGGGCGGGCGTGCTGTACGCCACGTACCTGCTGGCCAGCGAGCGGCTGCTGGCGGGCGTACCAGCCCTGGCGTCCACGGCGCACATGGCGCTCGTGGCGGCGCTGGTGTTCACGGGACTGGCGGCGGGCGGCGGCACCCTGGGCGTGCCGGACACGGCGGCGCAGTGGGGCGTGATCGCGGCCATGGCGCTGCTCCCCACCCTGATCGCCGTGCCCGCCCTGTACGGCGCGGTGCGGCACCTGGGCGCGGCCCGCACCAGTCTGCTGGGCACCCTGGAACCGCTGTTCACGCTGATCCTGGCCGGCGCGGTGCTGGGCGAGCAGCCGGGACCGGGCGTGGTGCTGGGCGGCGCGCTGATCCTGGCGGGCGCGCTGCTGGCGCAGTGGCCGGCGCGCCCGGTTCCGGCCGGGGAGAGGCGGGCGGTCAGCGGCCGTCGCTGAAGGTCACGGTCAGCGGGTCGCGGGTGGGCTGCCCGGCCAGCGGGCCGCTGGCCCCCACAATGCTCAGGTCCGGCGTGTCGCCGCTGGCGGCCGGAAGTTGCAGGTGCAGCAGGCGCGTGCGGCCCCCCTGCACGCTCAGGACGCTGACTTTCAGTTCCCCGGCGCGCACGCAGCGGGCGTTCATGGGGCAGCGGCTGTCCTGCACGCGCAGCAGCGTCACGGTGCCGCTGCCGAACGCGGCCGTCTGGCCGGGGATGAGGGTCACGGTTGCGGCCTGCGCGGCGCCCAGGACAGACGCACCACTGGCGGCGAGAACGAACAGCAGGCGGGACAGGATGCGGGTCATGCCGCCCACTGTGCCCCGCGAAGCTGAGCGCAGACTGATGACGGGTCTCATGCGGACTCCGATTGAATGGGCTGTAAAGCCCGCTGGGTCCGAGCGAAGCGAGTGGGAGCAAGACGGGTTCCGGACGTGGAGCTGGCAATCCGGCGCGTGGGCGGGTTATCGACGAAACAGACGGAGTCCGTATGACGCGTATCAGCAGGCGGCGGCCACTCCCGGAATCAGTCGGGGGTGGCCGCCGAAGGCGTGGTCATGGGGGCGCTCTGTGGTGGGCGCGTTATCCGGCGCAGGACGCGTCGCCGCTGCCGCCCCCGTGGTCTGCGCCGCAGTCGGCCAGGGCGCGGAAGCTGGCGGCCTTGCTGCTCAGGCCCATCTGGTCGTAGCACCCGGCGAGTTTCAGCGCGAAGAATTCCACGGCGCGGCAGTCCTCGCGGCGCTCGGCGACTTCCAGGCAGGTGCGGTAGTGCAGCACGGCGAGGTGGTACTGGGCGCTCCGGGCGGCGTGCTCGGCACGGCAGTGGCTCATGCGGAGGGACACGATGTCGCTCTGGGCGCTGATCACGGCGGTCATAGCTGGCAGTGTAGCCATGACCCACCGTGAATGAATGAAAGATGAATCAGGTTTGACAGTACGAAACGTGCGTCTATAACGTTGTTTTTCGCTGACGGCGAAATGAGAGCCCGTGATTTTATGCACCGCGCGAACCGCCCGCTCTGCCTGGATCAGGCGGGGGCCGTTCAGACGATGCTGGCCCGTACGCCCAGGGTGCTGAGGTTCACGTCCAGCAGGCGCACCTGTAGCGTGGTGTTGAGGGGGGCGGGCGTGCTGCTGGGCAGGTCGAACGCCAGGTCCGGGATCAGCAGGGTCGCCTGCGGGCCGCGCCGGTCCACGACCACGGCGTCCCACACGCGCTCGGGTTGCGCGGCGATAAAACGCAGGGTGTGGTGGCGGCGGCTCAGGCGTTCGGCCTGCCGGGTGCCGTCGGCGTTCAGGCCCGCCTGCGCCACGCGGGCGGCGACCTCCTTCCCGCCCAGCGGTTCACGCCCGGCGAGGTGGGCGCGCAACTGCTGGTGCACCACGAGGTCCAGGTAGCGGCGCATGGGGCTGGTCGCCTGGGTGTACAGGTCCAGGCCCATCCCGGCGTGCGGGCCGGGCGCCGGCTGAAAGCGGGTGCGGGACAGTGTGCGCCGCCGCGCCCACTCGGCGCTCAGGCCGGTGCCACGCACCTCGCGCTGGGGTGGGTCCTGCGTGGCGAACGGCAGGGGAATGGCGTGGTCGTCGGCGTAGATGGCCGCGCCCCAGCCGGCCAGGGTCATGCATTCCTGCACCACGGCGCGCATCTCGGGCTTGGGCAGGGGCGTCACGAGGGCGCCGTCGGGGCCAGCCTTCACGCGAACCTCGGGCAGGTCGATGCTCAGGGCGCCCTCCTGCACGCGCAGGTCGCGGCTGGCGCGGGCCAGTCGGGCCAGGGTCACGAAGGGTTCCTGGTTGGCGTCCAGCGCGGCCTGCGCCTGGGTGTAGGTCAGGCGGGTGACGCGCACGGTCGTGAGCTGCACGTCCACGGCCTCGGCGTTGCCGTCCGCGTCGAGGTCCAGGCTGATGCTCAGGGCGGGCGTGGTGGGGTGTAGGCCCAGGCCGGTCTTCTCGACCAGTTCGTCGGGCAGCATGCCGATGGTCTGGTCCGGCAGGTACAGGGTCGCGCCGCGCGCGCGGGCCTCCAGGTCCAGGTCGCTGTCGGCGGGCACCAGGGCGGCCACGTCAGCCACGTGCACCCACAGGCGGGTCAGGCCGCCGCCGAGGACCTCGATGCCCACGGCGTCGTCCGGGTCGCGGTTGCCCTCGTCGTCGATGGCGTAGGCGTCCAGGTGGGTCAGGTCCAGGCGGGGTTCGTCCGTGAAGTCCGGGACGCTCAGCGTGACGGGTTGCGTGGTAGCGCCCAGGCGGTCGGCGTAGGGGGTGCGGCTCTCGTCCCACAGGCCGGCGCGCAGCAGCAGGGCGTGCGCGGCTTCCGGCGTTTCCGTGAGGCCCAGGTCGCGCAGGGCGCGGCTCTTGGCCTGCTTGCCGCGTGCCAGCAGTTCGATTTCCGTGCGCTGCGCGGGGCTGAGGTCGGGGGCGGTGGGAAGGCTCATGGCTCAGAGCATAAAGCAGCGGCAGGCGGGGCGCAGGCGAGCAACGGGCCGGGTGGCGGGGCAGGGGAGGCCAGCCGCATCCTGAGTCAGATTGATAAGTCTGGTTTTACATCCTTCTGTCGTGGTGGCCTGATCAGCCTGCTGGGGGAGCGTCCTGAGTCGATTTCCCCAGCCATTTGGGCTGAATGCAAAATTAAGATTGACAGATTGGTAAATCCATGTTTCTATATGAGTACAGGAGACGAACATGGATGAACAGCATGGGTCCGAAGATTTCCGTTCGCAGGTGCAGCGTCTGGTGGCCGAAGGCAAACTCACCCCCGAGGAGGCCGCCGGTCTGCTCGAGGACCACGCCCCCACCCCTCCCGACCTCGGCAAGTCCACCCCCGCCACGCTCCCGGGAGCCGCACTCCCCGGGCACTTCGGCCCCAGCCCCGGCCCGGACCCCGCCCGTGACCTGACCCTCAGGGTCAGCGGGTACAGCCTGACCGTCCTGCTCGACCCGGCCCTGGCCGCCCCCACCCTCAGCGCCAGCGAGGAAGGGCAACTGACGCTGAGCCACGCCCCCGACGGCTGGCACGTCGCCCGGCGACAGTCGCCCGAGAAGAACCTGAATTTCGGTTCGCTGCGCGCCATCCTGACCGTGCCGTTCACGCCGAATTTCGTGCATGCCAGCGTCGAGGGCGGCAACCTGACCCTGCCCGACCTGAGTGGCGACCTGAGCGCCGAGGTCAGCGGCGGCAACCTGAAACTGCAGGATGCCCACGCCCTGCACGCCACCGTCAACGGCGGCAACCTGAACGGCGGCAACATGAGCGGCCCCGCTTACGCCACCGTCAACGGCGGCAACCTCACCCTGACCGGGTCGGTCGCCCTGACCGCCGGCGTGAACGGCGGCAACCTCCGCTGGGCCGGGGTGCTGGGCAGCGGCGACCACCGCGTGGAAGTGAACGCCGGGAACGCCACCCTGCACCTCGGCGCGGGCAGCAGCGTCACCCTGAACGCCGAACTGACCATGGGGTCCTTCCGCGCGGACTTTCCCACGCAGCGCAGCGGATCGTTCCTGACCACCTACCACACCGGCCAGATCGGCGGCGGTGACGCCCACCTGCACTGCCGCGTGACGGCCGGCGGCCTGAAGGTCGTGACCGCATGACCGCCCTGCCCGCCCACGCCGCGCTGGGTATCGCCCGCCGCCGCCCGAACCTCCTGGCCCGCCTGCGCGCCCTGCTGAGCGCCGCCCTGCACCCCGACGCGCAGGCCACCCACGACCGGCAGCAGGCCCGCGCCGCCCTGCACGCCGAGGCGCACCGCGCCGCACTGCTGCGCGCCCAGCTGGGCGGAACCACCCTGACCGGAGGCCGCCCGTGAAAGACAAGATCCGCCGCATCCTCGACCTGATCCGCGCCGGGCGCCTGACCCTGGACGACGCCGCACCCCTGCTGGCCGCGCTGCACACCCGGCTGGCCCTCCAGATCACCGACCGCGAACTGCTGGCCGCCCTCCTGAACCGCGAGGAGCTGACCACCGACCAGATCGCCGAACAGCTGATGCTGCTGCGCGGCGTGCCGGACGCCCCGAACGCCGCGCAGTCGCCCCGGCCGCCCCAGCCACCCCGTCCGCCCTACCCCCCGCAGCCGCCCCAGCCCCCGCGCCGCCCGCAGGTCGTGATCGGTGGTCAGCGCGTGCGCGGCCTGGAGGACCTCGTGGAACGCTTCGCGGACCGCTTCACCGGAGGAATCGACGAGATGGTCGACCGCATCACGCAGCAGGCCGTCCCGCACGAGCCCGTCCCCCCCGAGCCCCACATGCCCCGCGCCTCGGCCCGCATCCTGCGCATCGAGATCGAGAGCGGGGGCGGCGACGAGTACAGCGCGAACCTGCCCGTCAGTCTGGCCGCGCACCTGCCCAGGCTGATCCCGCCGCACGGCGTGCGTGCGCTGGAAGCCGCCGGCCTGAGCATCGAGGCGCTGCAACTGATCATCGAGGCCGACCCGCCCCCCGGCCCGCTGATCGACTCCGAGGACAGCAGCGGGAACGAGATCCGCATCAGCCTGAAATGACCCGCACCCGGCGGGAGTCACCCGCCCCTTACAGTGAGGATCTATGCGCCCCCTGCCCCTGCCGTTCCCCGATGAAACCGAAGCGCCCCTGGTCACGGAACTGCGGTTCCCGACAAGTGGCGTGACCGTGCGCGGCACCTTCGAACTGAACGAGTTCGCGGTCCTGACGCCCGACAACCTGGAATTCCTGCGCCTGTACATCCGTGTGCGCGGCAACCTCAAGGAGGTCGAGCGGGTGCTGGGCGTCAGTTACCCCACCGTCCGCGCCCGTTTCGACACGCTGCTGCGCGCCATCGGCTACGAACCGGAACTGGCCGACCCGCACGCCGAGGTCCTGAGCAGCCTCGAACGCGGCGAGATCACGCCCGAGGAAGCCGCCCGCAAACTCCGCCGCTGAACGGGGGCAGTGGGAAGTAGGGAGTGGATGATCACTGCCCGCCTCCCGCACCCCCCTTCAGAACACCTTGCTGCCCAGTTTCGCCTCGCGGGCAGGGGTGAGGGGGGTGGCGTCGCCGCTGGGGGCGCCCGTGAACTGCACGCCGAGAATCAGGACGTCCGAGACGGTGTCCCCGACGGGCCGGGCCTCGAAATTCAGGACGCCGAGGACCTGCATGCCGATCAGTTCCTCGGGGGTGTGCCCGGTGAAGCGGCCCACGCTGGTGCGCACGCCGTACCGGCCGAAATCCACGCTCAGGCGGTAGGCGGGTTTGGGCGTGCCGGGGGCGGGTTCGGCGCGCAGGACGCGGCCCAGGCGGATGTCCAGGCGGTCGAGGGTGTCGGCGGGCGTGACGGTGTCCTTGAGGGGGGTGGCCATACGGTCAGCGTGGCACGCGCCGGGTCAGCGCAGGGTGCTCAGGTCTGACCAGCCCAGGCGGAGTTCGCGCAGGTCGCCTTCACGCTTCTGGCCGCCTTCCACGCCGCCCTGCCGGGCGTACCAGTCGCGGGTGGGGTTCACGTCCAGCACCCACAGGGCCATGCTGCGGGCGCCGCGTTCCCGCAGGGCCGCCGCGACGGCGTGCAGGAGTGCCCGGCCGGTGCCGTGCCCCTGCGCGGCCCGCAGGGCGTACAGCGTGAACAGTTCCGAGTCGAAGCCCGGATGGGCGCGCGCTTCACCCGCCGAAGCGAAGGCCAGCACGGTTCCGTCCGCCTCGGCCACGCGCACCACGTCCTGCCCGGCCGTGATGTTCTGCGCCCAGAACGCCTCGCGCTGCGCCTGAGCCTCGGCGCCCGTCATGCGGTCCAGAAAGTCGGCGGGCATCAGGCCCGCGTACGTTTCACGCCAGCTCTGCACGTGAACGGCGGCGATACCGGGGGCGTCGGCGGGCGTGGCGGCCCGGATGAGGGGCGGGCTGACCGGTGTGGACATGGTTCAGCATAAACAAGAGTTTCCAGGCGGCACGAGATGCCCTCCAGGACGCCACCGAGCATAGCCCTATGTGGATTTTTATCGGTCAGAACAGCATTCTTCGTGTCTCGACCCCCTGCATCCCGTACCACACGACATCCGACGCCTGTCGCCTTTTCGTACTTCGACCGGCAGATGCTCGTATCCGGGCTGTTCAGGCTGAGAAGGGCTCATCACGGCCAAAAACCTCCTCCAGAGCGCAACGGGGAAAATGACGTGCTGACCGATGTTTCCCCTTCCCTGTGCAGTCATGACGTCGTGTGGCACGCGACTCCAGCAGGCGTGGAAACTCTTGGCATAAAAGAACGCCGCCCCGGAAGGCGGCGCAGATGAGCGGACTGGCGAACCGGAGTCCGTCTCATCGGATTCCGTCTGTTTCGTTGACAACCCGGCACAGCACCGGCTTGCCAACTCCACGCCCGGAACCCGTTTCTCTCCTACTCGCTCTTCTGCGAAGCTCTGCGAGTCCGCCCGGACCCAACGGCTTTTGCAAGCCATTCAATCGGAGTCCGTCTCAGTTGCCCTGTTCGATGTAGCGTTTCAGGGCGTCCAGGCGCACGATGATCGGCGTGCGGGCGCGGACGATTGCGCCGTCCTGTTTCAGTTTGCCCAGGCTGTGGCTGACCGTCTCGCGGGTCGCGCCGACCATGCGGGCAATGTCTTCCTGGTTCAGTTTCAGGTTCAGTTCCACGCCCTGCGCGTGCGGGCGGCCGAACTCGCGGGCCAGTCGGTACAGCAGGCTCGCCACGCGCTCCGGGGCGCTGTACGCGCTGACGGTGGCGGTCCAGGCCTGCGCCTCGAACAGGCGGGCGGCCATCAGGCGGATCAGTTTCATGGCCAGGTCGGGTTTGCTGTTCAGCAGTTTCTGCAGTTCGGTGCGGGGCAGCACGATCAGGGTGGTGCGTTCCAGCGCCTCGGCCTGGGTGGGGCGGCGTTCCTCGGGTTGCAGCAGCAGTTCCCCGAAGGTGTCGTGCTGACCGATGACGCCCAGGATGGCTTCCTTGCCGTTCGGGAAGAGTTTGCTGATCTTGACGAGGCCGCTGCGAACGAAGTACAGCGCGTCGGCAGGGTCGTCCATGCGGTAGATGACCTCGCCGGGCTGGTAGGACCGGTAGGGGGTGGTGGCGGCCACTCGCTCCAGTTCGGCAAGTTCAAGGTCGGCGAAGAGCTCCGTTCGCTTGAGGTGCCAGACCAGGCTTGGATAGTTCATGATTCTTCACACAATACCCGAAAGAACGTGCGGTTACTCGCAGCCGTGACGGCACCCCCCCGGCCGCCACCGGGTGTGTTACGGGTCAGTTGAGGCGGCGGCCCGTGCCTGTCCGGCCAGTCAGCAGGGACACCGCCTGCCGGGCGGGGCGGCGGACGGGGATGACATTCGCCCCGCGAAGATTTATACTCGGTTCAACTAACAGTGACGGGTGGCGTCCTTCCGGGCGAAACCCCACAAGGAGGACCTACACATGCCTACCTACAAAGCCCCCCTGCGCGACATCAAGTTCCTGATGAACGAACTGCTGGACGCCCCCGCAGAACTCGCCAAGATCCCCTACTACACCGCCAACGAAACCGCCGACGCCGACCTGATGAGCCAGGTGCTCGACGAGGCCGCCCGCTTCGTGGAAACCGAACTGGTCCCCCTGAACGCCGTCGGCGACAAGGAAGGCTGCGTCCGCCACGACAACGGCGACGTGACCACCCCCACCGGCTTCAAGGCCGCGTACGACAAGTACCGCGCCGCCGGCTGGACCGCCCTCGACGCCGACCCCACCTACGGCGGCCAGGGCATGCCCCACCTGATCAGCAACGTGCTCGTCGAGATGCTCAACAGCGCCAACGTCGCCTGGAGCATGTACCCCGGCCTGAGCCACGGCGCGTACAGCGCCCTGCACGCCGTCGGCAGCGACACCCTGAAAGACCTGTACCTGCCCAAGATCGTCAGCGGCGAATGGACCGGCACCATGTGCCTCACCGAACCGCACGCCGGCACCGACCTCGGCATGATCCGCACCAAGGCCACCGACAACGGCGACGGCAGCTACGCCATCAGCGGCACCAAGATCTTCATCAGCGCCGGCGAGCACGACATGGCCGACAACATCGTCCACCTCGTCCTGGCCCGCCTGGAAGGCAGCCCCGAAGGCACCAAGGGCATCAGCCTGTTCCTGGTTCCCAAGTTCATCCCCACCGCTGACGGCAAGGTCGGCGAACGCAACGGCGTGGTCTGCGGCAGCCTGGAACACAAGATGGGCATCCACGGCAACGCCACCGCCGTCCTGAACTTCGATCAGGCGCAGGGCTGGCTGGTCGGCGAGGTCAACAAGGGCATGAGCCACATGTTCATCATGATGAACGCCGCCCGCCTCGGCACCGGCCTCCAGGGCCTGGGTCTCGGTGAAGTCGCGTACCAGAACGCCCTGGTGTATGCCAAGGACCGCACCCAGATGCGCCACGAACCCCGCGTGAACCCCGGCGAGCAGGCCGACCCCATCATCGTGCACCCCGACGTGCGCCGCATGCTCCTGACCGGCAAGGCCTACACCGAAGCGGGCCGCGCCATGGCCATGTGGCTCGCCCTGAGCATCGACCAGGAACACCACCACCCCGACGAAGCCAAACGCAAGGAAGCCGCCGACCTCGTCGCCCTGCTGACCCCCATTGCCAAGGCCTTCATGACCGACAACGGCTTCAACATCGCCGTGCAGAGCCAGCAGGTCTTCGGCGGCCACGGCTACATCCAGGAATGGGGCATGGAGCAGTTCGTCCGCGACGCCCGCATCGGCCAGATCTACGAAGGCACCAACGGCATCCAGGCCCTCGACCTGCTGGGCCGCAAGGTCCTGATGGACGGCGGCAAGAAACTCCAGAAACTCGCCGGCACCCTCCAGGAATTCGTCGAGGAAAACGAAAGCGACGAGCACATCGGCGACTACGCCACGCAGCTCGGCAAGGCCGCCCAGCAGCTCGGCAGCCTGACCATGGTCATCGGCCAGAAAGCCATGGGCGAAGGCGGAGCCGACGAAGTGAACGCCGCCGCCGTCGACTACCTGCGCTTCTTCGGGCACGTCGTGTACGGCTACCTCTGGGCCCGCATGGCCAAGATCGCCCACGAGCAGATCGAAGCCGGCAACGACAAAGACGGCTTCTACACCGCCAAAGTCCAGACCGCCAAGTTCTACTTCGCCAAACTGTTCCCCGAAATCAAGAGCCTCGCCACCACCATCAAGGCCGGGAACGAAACCCTCGCCGTCGACGACCGCGCCGTCTTCGGCTGGGAAGGCGCGCTCGTCCACGCCTGAACCCCACCCCCGCACCACACAGGAGGCCCGTCGCAACCGCGCGGGCCTCCTGCCTTGCATGGCAGCCCCAGGGCCGTACACAGACCGTCTGGGAGGCCCACCCGCACCACACCGCTCCCCGTGTGCCGCCCGCGCGTTTCAGCGGGCAACGGCTACCGCTGAAAGCCTGCCCAGCCCACCACCTGCGCCGCTACCAGAATCCCGCGCCCCCCGCAGCGGCATGTGCGGCAACGCCCCGCTCTCATGACTGGTATATGTGAAAGCCATGAAGAAACTGACTGCCGGTCTGCTCCTCATCGCCTCCCTCACCCTGGCCTCCTGCGCGCCCAAGTACACGGCCGCCACCGCCAAACCCGTCAGCGACATGAACTGCGCCGAGATCAAGGACGAACTGGGCAAACTCGCCACCGTCCGCACCGAAGCGCAGAACAAGAGCGGCGTCAGCAAGGAGAACGTCCTGTTCGTCCTGTTCTTCTGGCCCGGCGCGGTCGTCAACGAGATGGACAACCGCGACGTGATCGCCAAGGTCGACGCCCGCACCGAGGAACTGAACAAAGCGCAGAGCGCCAAGAGCTGCCCCGCCAACTGAACCCCACCCAGGGCAGGCGCAACAGGAAAACCCCCTCCGGTGTGGAGGGGGTTCCTTTGTTTCTGGTGGAGCTGAGCGGGATCGAACCGCTGACCTTCTGAATGCCATTCAGACGCGCTCCCAGCTGCGCCACAGCCCCAAGCCAACGCCTGAGCCCAGAAAATGTAGCACCACCACGCACAGAAGTAAAGAGGGGAGAGGGGGCGGGTGTGGAGTCCTCCAGTCCGCCCCCCGCCACCACCCCGCGCCCCAGCAGAAGCACAAGGCAAACTTGCCAAAGGTGCAATCATATTTATCTGTAATTTTTTTAGGGATTGGTAGAATTTAATAATAACTCTAATTTATTTCTTGTGCAAGAAGTTCTTTGACTAAATGGTGCACTAAAGTCCATGGATTACCCTGTGCTGGTGTTTTTCCATCCCTGGTCTGAGTTGATTCAAGATTATCGGCATTCTGAATCGCTGTTTTCTGGTTCTGGAGTAATATTTTATATAAACCTACTATGTTTTTATCGTATTTTTTCCCAAAATGAGTAGATAGCTCGGTGTAAACAACGCTTCTGGGTAGATGGGCCGTAGTGAACCGATAATGGAGTAGATACCAAAGTTCAAAACTTTCATTTGACCACGCAACTCTAAATCCTTTAGATAAGGCCTTTTGTATTGCATTGGTAAAATTTTGATCTGGAAAATCATCCTTATCAAAAACGCACCACACCTGTTCATATATTCGATTGTTCGCTGTATGTAGTCTCTCTGCTTCATCTATAAGCGAAATTGTGTTATAGCCTGTACCTACGGGCTCTATCGCTATGGACAGTCTATGGTGTTGGCGCATCTCCTTGAAATAATTTGGCTCTGTTTTTTCTCCCTCGCAGACTATTAAGTAGGTCCTTCTTTCGCTCCGCTGCTTGCGAGCAGATCCAATGGCTTTCTGGGCCTTATTGCCTCTACTCATTATCGATTATATCCTTATCGAAGAAGTCAAAAGAGCCAAGATATGGAATCGCCCCATACTTTCCCGATATATAATTTTTCTCAAAAGATGCATCATTTCTGATGGATTTACCGTCTATCTTATAATCACTTAGGGAGTAATATTCTGTTGCCTGGGTTTTATCTTTCTCTGCGAACCATATTTGATCACGCCTTAAGACGTTGCTGTCTAGCAAGTTGGTGTCATGAGTAACGAATAGGAGTTGGGCATTTTTGGGATTGCTCGCCTTGCTATTAAACATTCTTATAATAGAGAGAGTGATCATTGGATGAAGTTGAGAATCAATCTCGTCAATAATTAGAACTCCACCGACCTTAAGTGTTGTTATGAGAAGAGCGGAGAGGGCAAATAGTTTTTTGGTTCCGTTGGACTCGTGTGTGTCAAGGTCAAATTTTTCTGTGCCCGTTATTTCGCCTTGATTATTAAATTTATGATGCCATGTATTTACAATTTGTCGCGAGTCAATGATCATTTCTTGAAGCGACTTTTCGGAAAGCGCTTGGCGTTCTGAATCTGAAAGTTTTCCTTTCTCGCCAAGGGTCACGCTATCAATGCAAAGGTCTGCCGCTTTAAGAAACGAATGGATGTCGTCTCTGATGAAGCTCTTTTCGAGCATGCGCACGCTAAGGCCACGATATTGAATTTCAGTGCCGTCCAAAAAAAACATGGAGCTGAAAGCATCGATTATCTTGGTGGGAATTTTGGAATTAAATTGTGCAGCGACAGAAAGAAATAAAGCGTTGCTTCTCAAAAACTTTTGCAATGATTGGGCTTCGGAAAAATCCTCACCGCCCTTTATCTTATCTAGCTCTCTCGTGAATATTCTTCTTTCATGTGATTTCGGCGTCCAATATAGCCACTCTTCTTCTATTCGCTCTTGATTTGCTAAAAAACCATATCTGTATTTAATTCCCTCTAAGAGGAAAATTAACTCAAATAGACTCGGCTTTTTTGAATATTCTTCGTTTAAAAGGAAGGGCTCGACCTCGATTTTATCACCCTTCTGCATTTTTGAAGCCGATTGCGTTACCATTTTATCAAAGAATTGTAAAGCTTTGATAATATTTGACTTTCCGCTTGCGTTGGCGCCATAAATGCCAATGGATTTAAGGAGCTTTATCCTATTAAATTCGGCTACGTTTCTGTCATCTATCCGCGGATCGTGTGATTTTAACTTTTGAGCGACAAAATCTATCGTCACCGTATCGCGTATTGATCGGTAATTCTCAACGCTAAACTGGATGAGCATATTTTCTCCTATTGCGAAATTTTTGAGGAAAAATCTCAAAAAAATTCTATCAGGTGTATGGCTGACTAGGCCATAATGTCTGTGATTAGCGGTCGGTCGAAAGCGCAAGCGCCCAGTCAGCGCATGAGTCCAGTCAGGACCGCGACGGGGTCCTGACCGCGCAACCGCGCGGTCTCCACGGTGGACTTGATCCGCATGTACGTCTGCGCACCCACCGCATTTTTGCTGCACTGCGAGACCTTCCTCGCCATCACCACTGTCCGC
The DNA window shown above is from Deinococcus sp. LM3 and carries:
- a CDS encoding ATP-binding protein; protein product: MLIQFSVENYRSIRDTVTIDFVAQKLKSHDPRIDDRNVAEFNRIKLLKSIGIYGANASGKSNIIKALQFFDKMVTQSASKMQKGDKIEVEPFLLNEEYSKKPSLFELIFLLEGIKYRYGFLANQERIEEEWLYWTPKSHERRIFTRELDKIKGGEDFSEAQSLQKFLRSNALFLSVAAQFNSKIPTKIIDAFSSMFFLDGTEIQYRGLSVRMLEKSFIRDDIHSFLKAADLCIDSVTLGEKGKLSDSERQALSEKSLQEMIIDSRQIVNTWHHKFNNQGEITGTEKFDLDTHESNGTKKLFALSALLITTLKVGGVLIIDEIDSQLHPMITLSIIRMFNSKASNPKNAQLLFVTHDTNLLDSNVLRRDQIWFAEKDKTQATEYYSLSDYKIDGKSIRNDASFEKNYISGKYGAIPYLGSFDFFDKDIIDNE